The Mytilus galloprovincialis chromosome 2, xbMytGall1.hap1.1, whole genome shotgun sequence genome has a window encoding:
- the LOC143064490 gene encoding uncharacterized protein LOC143064490, which translates to MDSNLLEELNKEEAKQYIGGVVFVSLLMTLGIIGNLHVLIIYTFRMKRSNPRTFILFLTALDFITCTVGMPFVVIDLRNPLTFTLIPACKILRFINYFVCSSSAFILLVIAIDRYRKVCFPLGKQISRNKAKYFCLVALATSMILSWPAPILYGHSSVNTTNPNITGVRCFTEDKFKNQRYQAYFNELLIIVFFGMFVILVVLYILMAKAIAQHEKFRKSFPVAGNFGKSKYKDIDIHSEPTQRREMEPCDIMSNLDSSKSWYAIKPVDSMGTSCMSISTISSYAHNGTYINGKEDSTETSLASVPNNNTTQSNGQNKNHHRHHFIHFNILKRTTIMMFLITAVFLLSYMPHLSLKIIVFVRADFLKNMNFTEKILYNTFVWCFFINNMANCFIYGFFDVKFRNRIKMFYSSFLCKKK; encoded by the exons atggatagcaACCTTTTAGAAGAACTAAACAAAGAAGAAGCCAAACAATATATTGGCGGTGTGGTATTTGTTTCACTTTTAATGACATTAGGAATAATTGGCAATTTACATGTCCTAATCATATACACATTTCGGATGAAGCGGTCTAATCCAAGAACGTTTATCTTATTTTTGACAGCATTAGACTTTATAACCTGTACTGTGGGAATGCCGTTTGTAGTTATTGATCTAAGGAATCCTCTAACATTTACACTTATTCCCGCGTGTAAGATATTGCGGTTTATCAACTATTTCGTCTGTTCATCGTCAGCTTTTATCTTGTTGGTTATTGCTATAGATAG GTACAGAAAAGTATGCTTTCCTCTTGGAAAGCAAATTTCGAGAAATAAAGCTAAGTATTTTTGCCTGGTTGCCTTAGCTACGTCAATGATTTTGTCGTGGCCTGCACCGATTCTGTACGGACACAGTTCAGTCAATACTACTAATCCAAATATAACCGGTGTAAGATGCTTTACAGAGGACAAATTCAAgaatcaaagataccaggcgtATTTTAATGAACTCTTGATCATCGTGTTTTTCGGAATGTTTGTAATATTGGTAGTTTTGTACATTCTAATGGCAAAAGCAATCGCTCAGCACGAAAAGTTCAGGAAATCCTTTCCAGTTGCTGGTAATTTCGgaaaaagtaaatataaagatATAGATATCCACTCTGAGCCAACACAAAGAAGAGAAATGGAACCATGCGACATCATGAGCAACTTAGACTCCTCCAAGAGCTGGTATGCTATAAAACCAGTCGATTCAATGGGAACTTCTTGCATGTCAATATCCACCATAAGCAGCTATGCCCATAATGGCACTTATATAAACGGAAAGGAGGATTCAACTGAAACATCATTGGCAAGTGTACCAAATAACAATACCACACAAAGTAACGGACAAAACAAGAACCACCATAGACATCATTTTATACATTTCAATATACTGAAGAGAACAACAATAATGATGTTTTTAATCACAGCTGTATTTTTACTAAGCTATATGCCGCATCTTAGTTTGAAAATCATTGTTTTCGTTCGGGctgattttttgaaaaatatgaattttactgAGAAAATTTTGTATAACACTTTTGTAtggtgtttttttataaataacatgGCTAATTGTTTTATATATGGGTTTTTTGACGTTAAATTCCGAAatagaataaaaatgttttacagCAGTTTCTTATGTAAGAAGAAATGA